In a single window of the Paenibacillus sp. MMS20-IR301 genome:
- a CDS encoding flagellar motor protein, whose product MDITSIIGLLAGIAAMVGGFLWEGGSLSGLLQLNAALIVFGGTLAAVLISFPAARLRSVPAALRFAFGRHKADTREKADELISMAAVTRRGGVLALEEKAEEHPDAFTRDGLLLIVDGTDPDQVRQILELEMDAKELKYEGYAKIFEAAGGYAPTMGIIGTVMGLIRVLGNLTDPSNLGASIAVAFTATLYGVASANLIFLPIASKIKSRSQSELSSMEMLLVGILALQNGDHPQLVRQKLGSFLPDAPRRNSNNPENLL is encoded by the coding sequence ATGGACATCACTTCAATTATCGGCCTCTTGGCCGGCATTGCCGCAATGGTTGGCGGCTTCCTGTGGGAAGGCGGGAGCCTGTCCGGCCTGCTGCAGCTTAACGCCGCGCTGATTGTGTTCGGGGGCACGCTCGCCGCAGTGCTAATCAGTTTTCCGGCTGCAAGGCTGCGCAGTGTACCCGCGGCTCTCCGCTTTGCTTTTGGCAGACATAAAGCGGACACCCGGGAGAAAGCTGACGAGCTCATCTCCATGGCGGCAGTCACAAGACGCGGCGGCGTACTCGCCCTGGAGGAGAAAGCGGAGGAGCATCCTGATGCCTTTACCCGTGACGGCCTGCTGCTCATTGTCGATGGTACCGATCCTGATCAGGTCCGGCAGATTCTTGAACTGGAGATGGACGCCAAGGAGCTGAAATATGAAGGCTACGCCAAAATTTTCGAGGCAGCCGGCGGTTATGCTCCGACCATGGGCATCATCGGTACCGTAATGGGCCTTATACGGGTGCTGGGTAATCTGACGGACCCGTCCAATCTGGGGGCCTCCATCGCTGTAGCTTTTACAGCAACCCTCTATGGCGTAGCCAGTGCCAATCTAATCTTTTTACCCATCGCCTCCAAAATCAAATCCCGCAGCCAGAGTGAGCTGAGCAGTATGGAAATGCTACTGGTCGGTATCCTTGCCCTGCAGAACGGGGATCATCCGCAGCTGGTCCGGCAGAAGCTCGGCTCGTTCCTCCCGGATGCCCCGCGCAGAAACAGCAATAACCCGGAGAATCTCCTATGA
- the gcvH gene encoding glycine cleavage system protein GcvH → MSEVLDNLLYSEEHEWAQQGEGRVVRVGITDHAQHLLGDIVFVEFPEVGAAISAGDSVGSIESVKTVSELYSPVSGTVTKINDALEASPELINDQPYGGGWIFELELDGEFTDAVSGLLDAAAYKELVGE, encoded by the coding sequence ATGAGTGAAGTGCTGGACAACCTGCTATACAGCGAAGAGCATGAATGGGCACAGCAGGGTGAAGGACGCGTAGTACGTGTCGGGATTACGGATCATGCACAGCATTTGCTGGGCGATATCGTGTTTGTAGAGTTCCCTGAAGTGGGCGCAGCTATTTCCGCCGGGGATAGCGTAGGCAGCATCGAATCGGTTAAGACGGTATCGGAGCTGTATTCACCGGTATCCGGCACGGTTACTAAGATCAACGACGCGCTGGAAGCCAGCCCGGAGCTGATCAATGATCAGCCTTACGGCGGGGGATGGATTTTTGAGCTGGAGCTTGACGGCGAGTTCACGGACGCGGTATCCGGACTGCTGGATGCGGCTGCCTACAAGGAACTGGTCGGCGAATAA
- the gcvPA gene encoding aminomethyl-transferring glycine dehydrogenase subunit GcvPA, with amino-acid sequence MKHRYLPMTEQDRAEMMEAVGIQSIDELFADIPQSVRYQGTLPMSGPLDEYALLRHMKQLADRNADFDTHASFLGAGLYDHHVPVVINHVISRSEFYTAYTPYQPEISQGELQAIFEFQSYICELTGMKVANASMYDGATAFSEAAVLAAGATKRKKLIVSRTVHPEARQVLYTSAHAWGLQVVEIDYKDGVTDLTKLAEAIDGETAAVLVQSPNFFGAIEDLRGIEPLIHAVKGLLVVSANPIALGVLETPGKLGADIVVGDAQPLGIAASLGGPTCGFFAVAEPLMRRMPGRIVGQTVDRNGKRGFVLTLQAREQHIRREKATSNICSNQALLALCASVYLSVMGKEGMREVGELNIRKSHYAAGRLADISGAERIFTAPFFNEFVLKLPEGSSVSAVNSKLLKEGYLGGYDLGRDYPELAGHMLVAVTEKRSKTEIDEFATALEGCI; translated from the coding sequence ATGAAACACCGCTATTTGCCCATGACTGAGCAAGACCGCGCAGAAATGATGGAAGCCGTGGGCATTCAATCCATAGATGAGCTGTTCGCTGATATTCCGCAGTCCGTCCGCTACCAGGGAACGCTGCCGATGTCCGGACCGCTCGACGAATATGCGCTACTGCGCCATATGAAGCAGCTTGCTGACAGGAATGCCGATTTTGATACCCATGCCAGCTTCCTTGGTGCCGGGCTTTATGACCACCATGTACCGGTTGTTATTAATCATGTTATTTCCCGTTCGGAATTCTATACCGCCTACACACCTTATCAGCCGGAAATCAGCCAGGGCGAGCTGCAGGCCATCTTCGAATTTCAGTCTTACATCTGCGAACTGACAGGCATGAAGGTAGCGAATGCCAGCATGTATGACGGCGCAACCGCCTTCTCCGAAGCAGCCGTGCTGGCCGCCGGAGCCACCAAACGCAAGAAGCTGATTGTCTCGCGCACCGTTCATCCGGAAGCCCGCCAGGTGCTGTATACTTCCGCCCATGCCTGGGGCCTGCAGGTTGTGGAGATTGATTATAAGGACGGAGTTACCGATCTTACTAAGCTGGCTGAGGCTATCGACGGAGAGACGGCCGCTGTCCTGGTTCAGTCTCCGAACTTCTTCGGCGCCATTGAAGATCTGCGCGGGATCGAGCCGCTGATTCACGCCGTCAAAGGCCTGCTGGTGGTCAGTGCCAACCCGATTGCTCTCGGCGTGCTGGAAACCCCCGGCAAGCTTGGCGCAGACATCGTCGTCGGCGATGCACAGCCGCTCGGGATTGCCGCATCGCTCGGCGGCCCGACCTGCGGATTCTTCGCCGTAGCCGAGCCGCTGATGCGCCGGATGCCGGGCCGGATCGTCGGCCAGACGGTGGACCGTAACGGCAAGCGCGGCTTCGTACTTACACTCCAGGCCCGTGAGCAGCATATCCGCCGCGAGAAGGCCACATCGAATATATGCTCCAACCAGGCGCTGCTGGCACTTTGTGCCTCCGTTTACTTGTCCGTCATGGGCAAAGAGGGCATGCGCGAGGTCGGCGAGCTGAATATCCGCAAGAGTCATTATGCCGCCGGAAGGCTGGCTGACATCAGCGGTGCAGAGCGTATTTTCACCGCCCCGTTCTTCAATGAATTTGTCCTGAAGCTGCCGGAAGGCAGCAGCGTCAGCGCAGTTAACTCCAAGCTGCTCAAGGAAGGCTACCTCGGCGGCTATGATCTGGGCCGGGATTATCCGGAGCTGGCCGGACATATGCTGGTTGCCGTGACTGAGAAGAGAAGCAAAACCGAAATCGACGAATTCGCCACTGCACTGGAGGGCTGCATATGA
- the uvrB gene encoding excinuclease ABC subunit UvrB codes for MSDIVVSTQTFALESEYTPQGDQPLAIEELVDGIRQGKKHQTLLGATGTGKTFTIAQVISKLNRPTLVIAHNKTLAAQLASEFKEFFPSNSVDYFVSYYDYYQPEAYIPSSDTYIEKDSSINEEIDKLRHSATSSLFERRDVIIVASVSCIYGLGSPEEYGSLLLSLRVGMEKPRNQILSRLVDIQYQRNDINFVRGTFRVRGDVIEIFPASQGEHAIRVELFGDEVERITEIDVLTGELIGERDHIAIFPASHFVTKEETMRVALVNIERELEERLAVLRDSGKLLEAQRLEQRTRYDIEMMKEVGFCSGIENYSGPLTFREPGATPYTLMDYFPDDMLIVIDESHVTLPQIRAMYNGDRARKTVLVEHGFRLPSALDNRPLQFEEFEDKVSQIVYVSATPGPYEMEHCDTMVQQIIRPTGLLDPIIEVRPTEGQIDDLISEIRDRVERDERVLVTTLTKKMSEDLTDYFKEIGIKVRYMHSDIKTLERMAILRDLRLGTFHVLVGINLLREGLDLPEVSLVAILDADKEGFLRSERSLIQTIGRAARNSGGRVIMYGDRITDSMEKAMSETARRREIQMAHNEKHGITPTTINKKVREIIEATKVAESKADYLTGAGGKLSKKDKMSLMQRLEAEMKDAAKNLQFERAAELRDALLELRAE; via the coding sequence ATGAGTGATATTGTCGTCAGTACGCAGACTTTTGCACTGGAGTCCGAGTATACACCCCAGGGCGATCAGCCTCTTGCCATAGAAGAGTTAGTGGACGGCATCCGGCAGGGCAAGAAGCACCAGACGCTGCTGGGAGCAACAGGTACAGGCAAGACCTTTACCATCGCGCAAGTGATTTCCAAACTGAACCGCCCGACGCTGGTTATCGCGCACAATAAGACACTGGCTGCGCAGCTGGCAAGCGAGTTCAAAGAATTTTTTCCAAGCAACTCCGTCGATTACTTCGTCAGTTACTACGATTACTACCAGCCAGAGGCGTACATTCCTTCCTCCGATACCTACATTGAGAAAGATTCCAGCATAAATGAAGAGATAGACAAGCTGCGTCACTCTGCGACAAGCTCACTGTTCGAGCGGCGTGACGTTATTATTGTTGCGAGCGTGTCCTGTATTTATGGTCTCGGATCTCCGGAGGAGTACGGAAGCCTGCTCTTGTCGCTGCGTGTAGGCATGGAGAAGCCGCGCAATCAGATTCTGAGCCGGCTTGTGGATATTCAGTACCAGCGCAACGATATTAACTTTGTGCGCGGGACATTCCGTGTGCGCGGTGATGTGATTGAGATCTTCCCGGCCTCACAGGGTGAGCATGCCATCCGTGTTGAACTGTTCGGTGATGAGGTAGAGCGCATTACGGAAATTGATGTTCTGACCGGCGAGCTGATCGGGGAACGCGATCATATTGCGATCTTCCCGGCTTCCCACTTTGTCACCAAGGAAGAGACGATGCGGGTAGCGCTCGTCAATATTGAGCGGGAGCTTGAAGAGCGGCTGGCTGTGCTTCGTGACAGCGGCAAGCTGCTGGAGGCCCAGCGGCTGGAGCAGCGGACACGCTACGATATTGAGATGATGAAGGAAGTCGGCTTCTGCTCCGGGATCGAGAACTATTCCGGACCGCTCACCTTCCGTGAGCCGGGAGCGACTCCATATACCTTAATGGATTACTTCCCGGATGATATGCTGATTGTAATAGATGAGTCCCATGTGACACTGCCGCAGATCCGGGCGATGTACAATGGTGACCGGGCGCGCAAGACCGTGCTGGTAGAGCATGGGTTCCGCCTGCCGTCTGCGCTCGATAACCGCCCGCTGCAGTTCGAGGAATTCGAAGATAAGGTGAGCCAGATTGTCTATGTCTCGGCTACACCTGGACCCTATGAAATGGAGCACTGCGACACGATGGTCCAGCAGATTATCCGGCCAACCGGCCTGCTTGATCCGATCATTGAGGTGCGTCCGACTGAAGGGCAGATCGATGATCTGATCAGTGAAATCCGTGACCGTGTAGAACGTGATGAACGGGTTCTGGTTACGACGCTCACGAAGAAGATGTCTGAGGATCTCACCGATTACTTCAAGGAAATCGGAATTAAAGTACGCTACATGCACTCTGATATTAAGACGCTTGAGCGGATGGCGATCCTCCGTGACCTCCGTCTCGGTACTTTCCATGTGCTCGTGGGTATTAACCTGTTAAGAGAAGGGCTTGACCTGCCGGAGGTTTCGCTTGTTGCCATCCTCGATGCCGACAAGGAAGGCTTCCTCCGCTCTGAACGCTCGCTGATCCAGACGATCGGCCGCGCCGCCCGTAACTCCGGCGGGCGGGTCATCATGTACGGTGACCGTATCACCGATTCGATGGAGAAGGCGATGAGTGAAACTGCGCGCCGCCGTGAAATCCAGATGGCACATAACGAGAAGCATGGCATCACGCCGACGACGATCAACAAGAAAGTGCGCGAAATCATTGAGGCGACCAAGGTCGCCGAGTCCAAAGCCGATTACCTTACCGGTGCAGGCGGTAAGCTAAGCAAAAAAGACAAGATGAGTCTAATGCAGCGTCTGGAGGCCGAGATGAAGGACGCCGCCAAGAACCTGCAATTCGAACGCGCCGCCGAGCTGCGCGATGCCCTGCTCGAGCTCCGGGCAGAGTAA
- the gcvT gene encoding glycine cleavage system aminomethyltransferase GcvT, producing the protein MESLRRTPFYDLYSAYAESRCIDFGGWELPVQFTGIVKEHEAVRQQAGLFDVSHMGEFMVTGSGSEAFLQLMTTNDVSRLEDGAAQYTLMLYPSGGVVDDLLVYRLGEERYMLVVNASNIGKDFQWLQEHLTAEFSGVSLKNVSDETLLLALQGPLAETILAEVTPVSLQEVKPFHFIEHAEVCGVTVLLSRTGYTGEDGFELYAPADTAAALWNGLLAAGAPHGLTPAGLGARDTLRFEAKLPLYGQELSADITPLEAGVQFFVKLDKADFIGREALLKQKEAGLPRKLVGLEMIDRGIPRSHYPVYADGVKIGEVTTGTQSPTLKRNLGLALIDAAYTEIGTEVYVEIRGKQLKAAVIKAPFYKKSQGVKP; encoded by the coding sequence ATGGAGTCATTGAGAAGAACGCCTTTTTATGATCTCTATTCCGCTTATGCGGAATCCAGATGCATTGATTTCGGCGGCTGGGAGCTGCCCGTACAGTTTACAGGAATCGTTAAAGAGCATGAGGCGGTCCGCCAGCAGGCCGGACTGTTTGATGTATCGCATATGGGCGAATTCATGGTTACAGGCAGCGGTTCTGAAGCTTTCCTGCAGCTGATGACTACGAACGATGTCAGCCGGCTTGAGGATGGTGCAGCACAGTATACCCTAATGCTCTATCCAAGCGGCGGTGTGGTCGATGACCTGCTCGTCTACCGGCTGGGCGAGGAGCGGTACATGCTGGTCGTCAATGCCTCCAATATCGGCAAGGACTTCCAGTGGCTGCAGGAGCATCTCACTGCTGAGTTCAGCGGTGTCAGCCTGAAGAATGTCTCGGATGAGACGCTGCTGCTTGCACTGCAGGGACCGCTGGCCGAGACGATTCTCGCTGAAGTCACTCCGGTATCCCTGCAGGAAGTGAAGCCGTTTCACTTCATCGAGCACGCGGAGGTATGCGGTGTAACCGTCCTGCTCTCCCGTACCGGATACACCGGCGAGGACGGCTTTGAGCTCTATGCGCCGGCAGATACGGCGGCAGCGCTCTGGAACGGCCTGCTGGCTGCTGGCGCTCCGCACGGCCTCACCCCCGCCGGACTCGGCGCACGCGATACGCTCCGCTTCGAGGCCAAGCTGCCGCTCTACGGGCAGGAGCTGTCAGCAGATATTACGCCGCTTGAAGCGGGTGTCCAGTTCTTCGTGAAGCTGGACAAAGCAGATTTCATCGGCCGCGAAGCCCTGCTGAAGCAGAAGGAAGCCGGACTGCCGCGCAAGCTTGTCGGCCTGGAAATGATTGACCGCGGCATTCCCCGCTCCCACTATCCCGTATACGCAGACGGCGTGAAGATCGGTGAAGTGACTACCGGCACCCAGTCGCCCACGCTGAAGCGGAATCTCGGCCTTGCGCTGATTGATGCAGCCTATACGGAAATCGGTACAGAAGTCTACGTGGAGATCCGCGGCAAGCAGCTGAAGGCCGCCGTGATCAAAGCCCCATTCTACAAAAAGAGCCAGGGAGTGAAGCCATAA
- a CDS encoding LuxR C-terminal-related transcriptional regulator, producing the protein MRIFETARAWIVPGDLGAHELEAFRPLGAGQAELHNGSSGGTTAEQAKEHIYHRAMISSIRSEMNKLSQLLSIPYVVFLTDKAGTILELVCSSQGTREEMDQAELRPGVSLCRQQSGMNAVSLAMEMNCIGVVRGTEHSDMTFKNWNCVCAPLQDNDTVYGYVDISFNRGEPIEFAIPFVQQIAENVMEKWMDKNPEMQQYRLEAALQEYKLTAREQEVAQLWLLEKSALHIGSELGISEGTVRNMLKSIYSKMRVNDRWQFVKRLTS; encoded by the coding sequence GTGAGAATCTTTGAAACAGCCAGAGCGTGGATTGTGCCCGGAGATCTGGGGGCGCATGAGCTTGAAGCCTTCCGGCCGCTTGGCGCCGGACAGGCAGAGTTGCATAACGGAAGCTCCGGGGGAACAACTGCTGAACAAGCCAAAGAGCATATTTATCATAGAGCCATGATCTCTTCCATCCGCAGTGAAATGAATAAATTAAGCCAGCTGCTCTCGATTCCTTATGTCGTATTCCTGACGGACAAGGCGGGGACGATTCTGGAGCTGGTGTGTTCTTCGCAAGGCACCCGGGAGGAAATGGATCAGGCTGAGCTGCGGCCCGGAGTCAGTCTTTGCAGGCAGCAATCGGGAATGAATGCCGTGTCTCTCGCTATGGAAATGAACTGTATCGGTGTAGTACGGGGAACAGAGCATTCGGACATGACCTTTAAGAACTGGAACTGTGTATGCGCACCTCTGCAGGACAATGATACGGTCTACGGGTATGTCGATATTTCTTTTAATAGAGGAGAGCCGATTGAATTTGCTATTCCGTTCGTGCAGCAGATCGCAGAGAATGTGATGGAGAAGTGGATGGACAAGAACCCGGAAATGCAGCAGTACAGGCTGGAGGCAGCTCTGCAAGAATACAAGCTGACTGCACGGGAGCAGGAAGTGGCACAGCTGTGGCTGCTGGAGAAGAGCGCACTGCATATCGGGAGTGAACTGGGCATCAGTGAAGGCACGGTGCGCAATATGCTGAAGAGCATTTATAGTAAAATGCGGGTGAATGACCGCTGGCAATTCGTTAAGCGGCTTACGTCGTAG
- a CDS encoding flagellar motor protein MotB has translation MRQRNRRQRRTGARESRDRWMITYADLITLLLIFFVILYAMSSLDTQKYQIVTGSLSDTFKSGGNPVLEGGTGVLDGNQGNTGSSASNGNNADGSTNGGATGTGIPVPNDQTAEHQPSERELAFREQEEKLAALMGVITQYVEDNNLGEQIFVADKPQGIAITLSDRFLFDAGKAELKPPAFPALRQLSGLFRGIGATISIEGHTDNTPVTAASIYRDNWELSGARALSVLRFFLDSERLNPDTFQYAGYADTRPGFDNATAEGRQRNRRVELIVLRQLQENE, from the coding sequence ATGAGACAAAGAAACCGCCGGCAAAGGCGGACCGGAGCCAGAGAAAGCCGTGACCGCTGGATGATTACGTATGCGGATCTGATTACCCTGCTGCTCATTTTTTTCGTAATACTGTACGCGATGAGCAGCCTGGATACGCAAAAGTACCAGATTGTAACCGGCTCATTATCTGATACTTTTAAGAGCGGCGGCAACCCTGTTCTTGAGGGCGGAACCGGCGTGCTCGACGGAAACCAGGGGAATACCGGGTCATCTGCTTCTAACGGGAACAACGCGGACGGCAGCACGAACGGGGGCGCAACCGGAACTGGGATCCCTGTGCCAAATGATCAAACGGCAGAACATCAGCCTTCAGAACGCGAGCTTGCCTTCCGTGAACAGGAAGAGAAGCTGGCTGCCCTGATGGGAGTCATTACGCAGTACGTGGAGGATAACAATCTCGGGGAACAGATCTTTGTGGCTGACAAACCGCAGGGTATCGCTATAACCCTCAGCGACCGCTTTCTGTTCGACGCCGGCAAAGCCGAGTTGAAACCGCCCGCATTCCCGGCGCTGCGCCAGCTCTCCGGCCTGTTCCGCGGAATCGGTGCCACTATCAGCATTGAAGGCCATACCGATAACACTCCGGTCACAGCCGCATCCATCTACAGGGACAACTGGGAGCTTTCCGGTGCCCGCGCGCTCTCTGTACTGCGCTTCTTTCTGGACAGCGAGCGGCTTAATCCCGATACTTTCCAGTACGCCGGATATGCGGATACCAGGCCTGGCTTTGATAATGCGACAGCCGAAGGCCGCCAGCGGAACCGCCGTGTCGAACTGATTGTCCTGCGGCAGCTCCAGGAGAATGAATAA
- the gcvPB gene encoding aminomethyl-transferring glycine dehydrogenase subunit GcvPB: MKPEQSLIFELSRPGRSAYSLPLCDVPQEESISSLIPEGLLRSEPVVLPEVSEVDVIRHYTALSRRNFGVDNGFYPLGSCTMKYNPKINEDVARFPGLSKIHPYQPEESIQGALELMYTLQKDLAGLTGMDAVSLQPAAGAHGEWTGLMMIRAYHESRGESRSKVIVPDSSHGTNPASAAAAGLETVTIPSNDKGMVDLEALKAAVGSDTAALMLTNPSTLGLFETQIVEIAAIVHEAGGLLYYDGANSNAIMGITRPGDMGFDVVHLNLHKTMSTPHGGGGPGAGPVGVKAKLIPFLPQPTVRQNGDGSFTLDAGGPESIGRVKAFYGNFGILVRAYAYIRTYGPDGLREVSENAVLNANYMMHRLAPYFEIPFPGVCKHEFVMSGRNLKQYGVRTLDVAKRLLDFGYHPPTVYFPLTVEECMMIEPTETESKETLDGFIETMIRIVKEAQETPEIVINAPHTTEISRLDETQAARKPVLNCSCG, translated from the coding sequence ATGAAACCGGAACAAAGTCTGATCTTCGAATTAAGCCGTCCCGGCCGCTCGGCCTACTCCTTGCCGCTGTGTGATGTGCCGCAGGAAGAGAGCATCAGCTCACTGATCCCGGAAGGCCTTCTGCGCAGCGAGCCGGTCGTTCTGCCTGAAGTCTCCGAAGTGGATGTGATCCGCCATTATACCGCACTGTCCCGGCGCAACTTCGGCGTCGATAACGGCTTCTATCCGCTTGGCTCCTGTACGATGAAATACAATCCGAAGATCAATGAGGATGTCGCCCGCTTCCCCGGCCTGTCCAAGATTCACCCATATCAGCCGGAAGAGAGCATCCAGGGCGCTCTTGAACTCATGTACACTCTGCAAAAGGATCTCGCCGGACTGACCGGCATGGACGCCGTCTCCCTGCAGCCTGCTGCCGGAGCGCACGGCGAATGGACCGGCCTGATGATGATCCGCGCCTACCATGAGAGCCGCGGCGAGAGCCGCTCCAAGGTAATCGTGCCGGATTCCTCGCACGGTACTAACCCGGCCAGCGCTGCTGCGGCCGGGCTTGAGACAGTCACCATCCCCTCCAATGACAAGGGCATGGTCGATCTTGAAGCACTGAAAGCTGCGGTCGGCAGCGATACTGCTGCACTCATGCTGACAAACCCGAGTACACTCGGGTTATTCGAGACACAAATCGTTGAAATTGCTGCGATTGTCCATGAAGCCGGAGGCCTGCTCTATTATGACGGAGCGAACTCCAACGCCATTATGGGCATCACCCGCCCGGGCGATATGGGCTTTGATGTCGTGCATCTTAACCTGCACAAAACGATGAGCACCCCGCACGGCGGCGGCGGTCCGGGCGCCGGACCGGTCGGTGTGAAGGCGAAGCTGATTCCGTTCCTGCCGCAGCCGACAGTCCGGCAGAACGGGGACGGCAGCTTCACGCTTGATGCCGGCGGGCCGGAGTCTATCGGCCGGGTCAAAGCTTTTTACGGCAACTTCGGTATCCTTGTCCGCGCCTACGCCTACATTCGCACCTACGGTCCAGACGGCTTACGCGAGGTATCCGAGAACGCTGTGCTGAATGCCAACTATATGATGCACCGGCTGGCGCCTTATTTCGAAATCCCCTTCCCGGGTGTCTGCAAGCATGAATTCGTCATGTCCGGCAGAAACCTCAAGCAGTACGGTGTCCGCACGCTGGATGTAGCCAAACGCCTGCTCGACTTCGGCTACCATCCGCCGACTGTATATTTCCCGCTCACTGTAGAGGAATGTATGATGATTGAGCCGACGGAAACCGAGAGCAAGGAGACCCTTGACGGCTTCATCGAGACGATGATCCGGATTGTGAAGGAAGCGCAAGAGACCCCGGAGATCGTCATCAATGCACCTCATACTACGGAGATCAGCCGTCTGGATGAGACACAGGCCGCGCGTAAGCCGGTACTGAACTGTTCCTGCGGTTAA